The following are encoded in a window of Panicum virgatum strain AP13 chromosome 5N, P.virgatum_v5, whole genome shotgun sequence genomic DNA:
- the LOC120675906 gene encoding triose phosphate/phosphate translocator, chloroplastic-like gives MSALGALSGGAAGVAGLLSLRRRAAPPPSGLATPAHLPPLKCAVLPDAGQLVWGRQLRPALLPAALLPPQPARRHALCPPAAAAASGEAKPAGFLDKYPALVTGFFFFMWYFLNVIFNILNKKIYNYFPYPYFVSLIHLVVGVVYCLISWSVGLPKRAPINSNLLKLLFPVALCHALGHVTSNVSFAAVAVSFAHTIKALEPFFNAAATQFVLGQQVPLSLWLSLAPVVIGVSMASLTELSFNWTGFINAMISNISFTYRSIYSKKAMTDMDSTNVYAYISIISLLVCIPPALIFEGPQLMQHGFSDAIAKVGLQKFVTDLFLVGLFYHLYNQLATNTLERVAPLTHAVGNVLKRVFVIGFSIIVFGNRITTQTGIGTCIAIAGVAMYSYIKARIEEEKRKKSA, from the exons ATGTCGGCGCTCGGCGCGCtctccggcggcgccgccggtgtcgccggcctcctcagcctccgccgccgcgccgcgccaccacccTCTGGGCTCGCAACCCCGGCGCACCTCCCGCCTCTCAAGTGCGCCGTCCTGCCCGATGCCGGCCAGCTCGTCTGGGGCCGCCAGCTCCGCCCGGCGCTCCTTCCCGCTGCCCTGCTCCCGCCGCAGCCCGCCAGGAGGCACGCCCTGTGCccgcccgccgcagccgcagcctcaGG GGAGGCCAAGCCCGCGGGTTTCCTCGACAAGTACCCTGCCCTGGTCAccggcttcttcttcttcatgtg GTACTTCCTCAACGTCATATTCAACATCCTCAacaagaagatctacaactacTTCCCCTACCCATA CTTTGTGTCGCTCATCCATCTGGTAGTTGGTGTCGTATACTGCCTCATCAGCTGGTCTGTCGGTCTCCCCAAGCGTGCG CCTATCAATTCCAATCTCCTGAAGCTGCTCTTTCCAGTGGCGCTGTGCCATGCTCTTGGTCATGTCACTAGCAACGTCTCCTTCGCTGCTGTTGCAGTCTCATTTGCCCACACTATCAAAG CTCTGGAGCCCTTCTTCAACGCAGCGGCTACTCAGTTTGTCCTTGGACAGCAGGTTCCCTTGTCTCTGTGGTTGTCCCTTGCCCCTGTTGTCATTG GTGTTTCGATGGCATCCCTCACTGAGCTCTCATTCAACTGGACTGGCTTCATCAATGCCATGATCTCTAACATCTCATTCACTTACAGGAGTATTTATTCCAAGAAAGCTATG ACTGACATGGATAGCACCAACGTGTATGCTTACATCTCGATAATTTCGCTCCTTGTTTGCATTCCACCTGCACTGATT TTTGAAGGACCTCAACTGATGCAGCACGGATTTAGCGACGCTATTGCAAAAGTAGGTCTGCAAAAGTTTGTTACTGACCTTTTCTTGGTTGGACTGTTCTACCATCTGTACAACCAG CTTGCTACAAATACTTTGGAGCGAGTGGCTCCTCTGACACACGCTGTTGGCAACGTGTTGAAACGTGTGTTTGTCATTGGTTTTTCAATCATTGTTTTTG GCAACAGAATTACGACACAAACTGGAATTGGAACTTGCATTGCCATAGCTGGTGTGGCCATGTACTCTTACATCAAGGCTAGGATTGAAGAGGAGAAAAGG AAAAAGAGCGCATGA